In Zalophus californianus isolate mZalCal1 chromosome 4, mZalCal1.pri.v2, whole genome shotgun sequence, the following proteins share a genomic window:
- the CDC42 gene encoding cell division control protein 42 homolog isoform X1 translates to MQTIKCVVVGDGAVGKTCLLISYTTNKFPSEYVPTVFDNYAVTVMIGGEPYTLGLFDTAGQEDYDRLRPLSYPQTDVFLVCFSVVSPSSFENVKEKWVPEITHHCPKTPFLLVGTQIDLRDDPSTIEKLAKNKQKPITPETAEKLARDLKAVKYVECSALTQKGLKNVFDEAILAALEPPEPKKSRRCVLL, encoded by the exons ATGCAGACAATTAAGTGTGTTGTTGTGGGCGATGGTGCCGTTGGTAAAACATGTCTTCTGATATCCTACACAACAAACAAATTTCCATCTGAGTATGTACCAACT gttTTTGACAACTATGCAGTCACAGTTATGATTGGTGGAGAGCCATATACTCTTGGACTTTTTGATACTGCAG GGCAAGAGGATTATGACAGATTACGACCGCTGAGTTATCCACAAACAGATGTATTTCTAGTCTGTTTTTCAGTGGTCTCTCCATCCTCATttgaaaatgtgaaggaaaag TGGGTGCCTGAAATAACTCACCATTGTCCAAAGACTCCTTTCTTGCTTGTTGGGACCCAAATTGATCTCCGAGATGACCCCTCTACGATTGAGAAACTTGCCAAGAACAAACAGAAGCCTATCACTCCAGAGACTGCTGAAAAGCTGGCCCGTGACCTGAAGGCGGTCAAGTATGTGGAGTGTTCTGCACTCACACAG AAAGGCCTAAAGAATGTATTTGACGAAGCAATACTGGCTGCCCTGGAGCCTCCCGAACCGAAGAAGAGCCGCAGGTgtgtgctgctatga
- the CDC42 gene encoding cell division control protein 42 homolog isoform X2: MQTIKCVVVGDGAVGKTCLLISYTTNKFPSEYVPTVFDNYAVTVMIGGEPYTLGLFDTAGQEDYDRLRPLSYPQTDVFLVCFSVVSPSSFENVKEKWVPEITHHCPKTPFLLVGTQIDLRDDPSTIEKLAKNKQKPITPETAEKLARDLKAVKYVECSALTQRGLKNVFDEAILAALEPPETQPKRKCCIF, translated from the exons ATGCAGACAATTAAGTGTGTTGTTGTGGGCGATGGTGCCGTTGGTAAAACATGTCTTCTGATATCCTACACAACAAACAAATTTCCATCTGAGTATGTACCAACT gttTTTGACAACTATGCAGTCACAGTTATGATTGGTGGAGAGCCATATACTCTTGGACTTTTTGATACTGCAG GGCAAGAGGATTATGACAGATTACGACCGCTGAGTTATCCACAAACAGATGTATTTCTAGTCTGTTTTTCAGTGGTCTCTCCATCCTCATttgaaaatgtgaaggaaaag TGGGTGCCTGAAATAACTCACCATTGTCCAAAGACTCCTTTCTTGCTTGTTGGGACCCAAATTGATCTCCGAGATGACCCCTCTACGATTGAGAAACTTGCCAAGAACAAACAGAAGCCTATCACTCCAGAGACTGCTGAAAAGCTGGCCCGTGACCTGAAGGCGGTCAAGTATGTGGAGTGTTCTGCACTCACACAG AGAGGTCTGAAGAATGTGTTTGATGAGGCTATCCTAGCTGCCCTCGAGCCTCCGGAAACTCAACCCAAAAGGAAGTGCTGTATATTCTAA